One window of Candidatus Hydrothermales bacterium genomic DNA carries:
- a CDS encoding fibronectin type III domain-containing protein produces MLFSVFILAILPPFNVKAVDFPNDAGGKIKIEWSLSSDDSIIDYYILFREQEVAHKWSEPETVAVLKRGESSYIDSGVKDKVNYRYFIRAIKGEEYSDSEKSNVVYSSAQWFHKKRISALILLIVIVSLLLFYIERAKRGIPLFIRKIPGLDAIDEAVGRSTELGKPLLFSLGLGTIADIPTIAGLSILKRVAKKAAEYETDLMVPCFEPVVFVAAQETVKEGYLEAGRPDLYKEGNVFFLSYEQFGYAAGVDGLILREKPGAIFLQGYFYAESLIIAETGNSIGAIQISGTTAVTQLPFFVAATDYTLIGEEMYAASAYLERDPLSLATIKGEDWVKMLLIILISIGVILESIAFFVKVPWLHFLKNFFTIL; encoded by the coding sequence ATGCTTTTTTCAGTTTTTATTTTAGCTATTCTGCCTCCGTTTAATGTAAAGGCAGTAGATTTTCCAAACGATGCGGGTGGTAAGATAAAGATAGAATGGAGCCTTTCCTCGGATGATTCTATAATTGATTACTATATTCTCTTCAGAGAGCAGGAAGTAGCTCATAAGTGGAGTGAACCAGAGACGGTTGCAGTTTTAAAAAGGGGTGAAAGTAGTTATATAGATAGCGGTGTTAAGGATAAAGTAAACTATAGATATTTCATAAGAGCAATAAAAGGAGAAGAGTACTCTGACAGTGAAAAATCAAACGTAGTTTATTCCTCAGCCCAATGGTTTCATAAAAAAAGAATAAGTGCGTTGATCCTCCTTATTGTTATAGTTAGTTTGTTGCTATTTTATATAGAAAGGGCAAAAAGGGGGATACCTCTTTTTATTAGAAAGATACCGGGGCTTGATGCTATTGATGAGGCGGTAGGAAGGTCAACTGAGCTTGGAAAACCGCTTTTATTTTCTCTTGGTCTTGGGACAATTGCGGACATTCCAACAATTGCAGGACTTTCTATTTTAAAAAGAGTTGCTAAAAAAGCCGCAGAATATGAAACAGATCTGATGGTTCCCTGTTTTGAACCAGTTGTTTTTGTTGCAGCACAAGAAACTGTAAAAGAGGGTTATCTTGAAGCGGGAAGACCTGATTTATATAAGGAAGGGAATGTCTTTTTCTTATCTTATGAACAGTTTGGTTATGCTGCTGGTGTTGATGGGTTAATATTAAGAGAAAAACCTGGTGCCATATTTCTTCAAGGTTACTTTTATGCAGAGTCTCTTATAATTGCAGAAACAGGTAATTCAATTGGAGCAATACAGATTTCGGGAACAACGGCAGTTACGCAGCTTCCCTTTTTTGTGGCTGCTACAGATTACACCTTAATAGGAGAAGAGATGTATGCTGCCAGTGCCTATCTTGAAAGGGATCCGCTTTCCCTTGCTACAATTAAAGGTGAAGACTGGGTTAAAATGCTCCTCATAATTTTAATTTCTATAGGGGTAATCTTAGAGTCAATTGCTTTCTTTGTTAAGGTGCCATGGTTGCACTTTTTAAAGAATTTCTTTACAATTTTGTAA
- the guaB gene encoding IMP dehydrogenase, giving the protein MKNFEKGLTFDDVLIKPAKSNVLPYETDLKTKFSRNISLNIPFVSAAMDTVTESEMAIAIAQEGGIGVIHRNMSPDEQKEEVIKVKRYESWIIKEPITLSPEDRVEKAREVMEKYKISGIPIVLEDKTLVGIATKRDLRYVENSQLKLKDVMKKNVITGRENITIEEAHKILIENRIEKLPVVDERGKLKGLITLKDLSKKIEHPNANIDSKGRLRVAAAIGTGDDWEERLYKLIEAEVDVIVIDTAHAHSKRVLEITKKIKRKNLPVDLVVGNIATSEAAHDLIKLDVDGIKVGIGPGSICTTRVVAGVGVPQLSAIMECYKVSRKYKVPLIADGGIRYSGDIVKALAGGADCVMIGNLFAGTDESPGEIVIHEGKRFKTYRAMGSLSAMKKGSRDRYFQDKAIKFVPEGVEGIVPYRGSIRDVIYQLAGGIRAGMGYVGAKNIKELRKRAKFVVISSFGLRESHPHDITITKEAPNYEPPKYL; this is encoded by the coding sequence ATGAAAAATTTTGAAAAGGGTCTTACCTTTGATGATGTTTTAATTAAACCTGCAAAAAGTAACGTTTTACCCTATGAAACAGACTTAAAAACAAAATTTTCAAGAAATATATCCTTAAATATCCCCTTTGTTTCTGCAGCGATGGATACCGTAACAGAGTCTGAAATGGCAATTGCAATTGCCCAAGAAGGTGGAATCGGAGTTATCCATAGAAATATGTCTCCAGATGAACAAAAAGAAGAAGTCATAAAAGTAAAAAGATACGAAAGCTGGATAATAAAGGAACCAATTACACTCTCGCCAGAAGACAGAGTTGAAAAAGCAAGAGAAGTAATGGAAAAGTATAAAATCTCAGGAATTCCTATAGTCTTAGAAGACAAAACTCTTGTTGGAATTGCTACAAAAAGGGATCTCAGGTACGTAGAAAACTCACAGTTAAAATTAAAAGATGTGATGAAAAAAAACGTTATAACTGGTAGAGAAAATATTACAATTGAAGAAGCTCATAAAATTCTTATTGAAAATAGGATTGAAAAATTACCAGTTGTCGATGAGAGGGGAAAGCTCAAGGGTCTTATTACATTGAAAGATCTCTCTAAGAAAATTGAACATCCTAACGCGAATATAGACTCAAAAGGTAGACTGAGAGTTGCTGCAGCAATTGGAACCGGAGATGACTGGGAAGAAAGACTTTATAAGCTAATTGAGGCTGAAGTAGATGTAATAGTCATAGATACTGCTCACGCTCACTCAAAAAGAGTCTTAGAGATAACAAAAAAAATAAAAAGAAAAAATCTCCCCGTAGACTTGGTTGTAGGAAATATTGCCACTTCTGAAGCAGCACATGATCTTATTAAACTAGATGTAGACGGAATAAAAGTGGGGATAGGCCCTGGATCAATATGTACAACAAGAGTTGTTGCTGGTGTTGGAGTTCCACAACTTTCTGCAATTATGGAATGTTATAAAGTTTCAAGGAAATATAAAGTTCCTCTAATTGCTGATGGAGGAATCAGATACTCTGGTGACATCGTAAAAGCTCTTGCCGGTGGAGCTGATTGTGTTATGATAGGTAACCTTTTTGCTGGAACAGATGAAAGTCCTGGAGAAATAGTTATTCATGAGGGTAAAAGGTTCAAAACATATAGAGCTATGGGTTCGCTTTCCGCTATGAAAAAGGGATCACGCGATAGATACTTCCAAGATAAAGCGATAAAGTTTGTTCCAGAGGGAGTTGAAGGAATAGTTCCCTATAGGGGATCTATCAGAGATGTAATATATCAACTTGCTGGAGGAATAAGAGCTGGAATGGGCTATGTAGGTGCCAAAAACATAAAGGAGCTTAGAAAAAGGGCAAAGTTTGTTGTAATAAGTTCCTTTGGTCTCAGGGAGAGTCATCCTCACGATATAACAATTACAAAGGAGGCTCCAAACTACGAACCACCTAAATATCTCTAA
- a CDS encoding translocation/assembly module TamB domain-containing protein, with product MKVKRILGRFSIFFLLSTIIYISYLYALWKTKKDLIVKTKSFFGEKVDIKDLTLNFSEFKFKTLKTDWFSLKNFSANFNIFALFFFRNLGNFEAESLSLDVDSLVYFLKKKVNLDTKGTKRDFVYFLIENAHVKNIKLKYRGILHEIKNLKLSFRLQGKDYQGAFNFYSPTFFDLKAEVVILGRDRSLKIFTKNLSSGVFSFSLSGNLEGERFALSLKNLHFKNYNFDKIDIKGKIKDYGLKIDRMDIISNFVNLHLNFIFENQEFIGFLVGELNLEKVRSDVSSKFNIDLKNERFSGEILFKNLKYEKFEFDTIFYRGKISKDLEFEPDSFHIFSDFLKVHGKGRFKEVNFKVVYLSKEFLEKFGFPDFEGNFNLRGAGILKIKKKNFDIIAQGIVENLFIKDIKSDTINFTFKREAGFNSINFHSKKIYFKNLEGSLDILKLNFLNLDSLNFVLNGNLPVFGNFEEEGYFINKENRKILKIKGGLIYLHPYFDVNLDSLRFLNGYIKAKKEDGFLKVNIYNLDLSYLPIFNLVGTLNSQINLIYKDLKFKLSGGFVKLKDFFYKSLGADSLDFSFKSKEDTIIGSGFFIRSGKIGEIKFIHKDEETKFEISGTNFSITDFEIFFRELFKLEDGNYNFRFIGTLGKDKKFRYTAKLNCNNAKGIFYPVVTNFEKTNIYILFINDTFSYDFQGLSEEGEIKGSGVGKLGYLEKGFNLTGKIKLINVRIYPVQNIDANVNGEVIYVKDQRGLYIEGDLFVNKCFIYPYFEKEDLTNFSKTYINLNLKGENIYIASEYLNAELKGNLTIFTPDLKRKVFKGRFDVKRGNIFYLGKIFDIKGSSYIELKGEEKFDPELFVEAETQHFDPIKKEKIKIFVKVKGKLSGPQFLLSSDPPIYSESDLLRLLTLGEEVLGSTIIEGAVSQEIRKRLKVEELMITGLLKGDPTFTVGTYITQNIYLKYSQALVDRSRNLYLLKYFLLPSLSIYTEKDEKGSLQSGIEFEIRF from the coding sequence ATGAAAGTCAAAAGAATTTTAGGTAGATTTTCTATCTTTTTTCTTTTAAGCACCATAATATATATCTCATATCTTTATGCTCTTTGGAAAACAAAAAAAGATTTAATAGTAAAAACAAAGTCCTTTTTTGGTGAAAAAGTTGACATAAAAGATTTAACTTTGAATTTTTCAGAATTTAAATTTAAAACTTTAAAAACTGATTGGTTTTCCTTAAAAAATTTTTCTGCAAATTTTAATATTTTTGCACTGTTTTTTTTCAGAAACTTGGGTAACTTTGAGGCTGAATCGCTAAGTTTGGATGTTGACTCACTAGTTTATTTCTTAAAAAAGAAAGTAAATTTAGATACAAAAGGAACAAAAAGAGATTTTGTATATTTTCTCATAGAGAATGCTCATGTAAAAAATATTAAATTAAAATACAGAGGAATTTTACATGAAATAAAGAATTTAAAACTTTCATTTAGGTTACAGGGTAAAGATTATCAGGGTGCTTTTAATTTTTATTCCCCGACTTTTTTTGATCTTAAAGCTGAAGTAGTTATCTTAGGAAGAGATAGGAGTTTAAAAATTTTCACGAAAAATTTGAGTTCAGGGGTTTTTAGTTTTAGTCTTTCAGGAAATTTGGAAGGTGAGCGTTTTGCTCTTTCTTTAAAAAACCTTCATTTTAAAAATTATAATTTTGACAAAATTGATATAAAAGGAAAAATTAAAGATTACGGTCTAAAAATTGATAGAATGGATATAATTTCAAATTTTGTTAATTTACATTTGAATTTTATTTTTGAAAATCAGGAATTTATAGGTTTTTTAGTTGGAGAGTTAAATTTAGAGAAAGTAAGGTCAGATGTTTCAAGTAAATTTAACATTGATTTAAAAAATGAGAGATTTTCTGGAGAGATTTTATTTAAAAATTTAAAATATGAAAAGTTTGAATTTGACACAATTTTTTATAGAGGAAAGATAAGTAAAGATTTAGAGTTTGAGCCAGATTCTTTTCATATTTTTTCAGATTTTTTAAAAGTTCATGGCAAAGGTAGATTTAAGGAAGTAAATTTCAAAGTTGTATATTTATCAAAAGAATTTTTAGAAAAATTCGGATTTCCCGATTTTGAAGGAAATTTCAATCTAAGGGGAGCAGGAATTCTAAAGATTAAAAAGAAAAATTTTGACATAATAGCTCAAGGTATAGTTGAAAATCTCTTTATAAAAGACATTAAATCAGATACAATAAATTTCACTTTTAAAAGAGAAGCAGGTTTTAATAGCATAAATTTTCATTCTAAAAAAATCTATTTTAAAAATCTAGAAGGCTCTTTAGATATATTGAAGTTAAATTTTTTAAATCTCGATAGTTTAAATTTTGTTTTAAATGGTAATTTACCTGTTTTCGGAAACTTTGAGGAAGAAGGTTACTTTATCAATAAAGAAAATAGAAAAATTCTAAAAATTAAAGGTGGTCTAATTTATTTACATCCCTATTTTGATGTAAATTTAGATTCGCTTAGATTTTTAAACGGTTATATAAAAGCAAAAAAAGAAGATGGGTTTTTAAAAGTAAACATTTATAATCTAGATCTATCATATTTGCCAATATTTAATTTAGTCGGTACATTAAATTCACAAATTAACTTAATTTATAAAGATTTGAAGTTTAAGCTTTCTGGAGGTTTTGTAAAGTTAAAGGACTTTTTTTATAAATCCCTAGGTGCTGATTCGTTAGATTTTTCATTTAAAAGTAAAGAAGATACAATTATTGGAAGTGGTTTCTTTATAAGGAGTGGTAAAATAGGAGAGATAAAATTTATTCATAAAGACGAGGAAACAAAATTTGAAATTTCAGGCACTAATTTTAGTATAACTGATTTCGAAATCTTTTTCCGTGAACTTTTCAAGTTGGAAGACGGAAATTATAACTTCAGATTTATAGGAACTTTAGGTAAAGATAAAAAATTTAGATACACGGCTAAATTAAATTGTAATAATGCAAAAGGAATTTTTTACCCTGTTGTTACGAATTTTGAAAAGACTAACATTTATATTTTGTTTATAAATGATACTTTTAGTTATGATTTTCAAGGTTTAAGTGAAGAGGGAGAGATAAAGGGAAGTGGTGTAGGTAAACTTGGCTACCTAGAAAAAGGATTTAATTTAACTGGAAAAATAAAACTTATAAATGTAAGAATTTATCCTGTTCAGAACATAGATGCTAATGTAAATGGTGAGGTAATTTACGTTAAAGATCAAAGAGGTCTTTATATTGAGGGGGATCTGTTTGTAAATAAGTGCTTTATATACCCCTACTTTGAAAAAGAAGACCTAACTAATTTTTCAAAAACTTATATAAATTTAAACTTAAAGGGTGAAAATATCTACATAGCTAGTGAATATTTAAATGCAGAACTAAAAGGAAATTTGACTATTTTTACTCCAGATTTAAAAAGAAAAGTTTTTAAGGGTAGATTTGATGTCAAAAGGGGAAATATTTTTTATTTAGGGAAAATTTTTGACATAAAGGGAAGCTCTTACATAGAGTTAAAGGGAGAAGAAAAATTTGATCCTGAACTTTTTGTAGAAGCCGAGACTCAACACTTTGACCCTATTAAAAAAGAAAAGATAAAAATTTTTGTGAAGGTAAAAGGGAAACTCTCAGGTCCTCAATTTTTATTAAGTTCTGATCCCCCTATTTATAGCGAGAGTGATTTACTTAGACTTTTAACATTAGGTGAAGAAGTACTTGGATCTACTATTATTGAGGGTGCTGTATCCCAAGAAATCCGAAAGAGATTAAAGGTAGAAGAGCTTATGATCACTGGTCTTTTAAAAGGTGATCCTACTTTTACTGTTGGAACATATATTACTCAAAACATATACCTAAAATATTCACAAGCTCTTGTAGATCGTTCAAGGAATTTGTATCTTTTGAAATATTTTTTATTACCTAGTTTATCAATATATACAGAAAAGGATGAAAAAGGAAGTTTACAAAGTGGTATTGAATTTGAAATAAGGTTTTAA
- a CDS encoding Lrp/AsnC ligand binding domain-containing protein, whose protein sequence is MPNRHYAFVLIKVQIGKVPAVAQKLYNINEVREIFMITGPFDVLAIIETESYERLGDIIAEEIQKIPGIVETQTLMAFRTYKYLEK, encoded by the coding sequence ATGCCAAATAGACATTATGCTTTTGTTCTAATAAAAGTCCAAATTGGAAAGGTTCCTGCAGTTGCTCAAAAACTTTATAATATAAATGAGGTAAGAGAAATATTCATGATAACGGGGCCTTTCGATGTACTTGCCATTATCGAAACAGAAAGTTATGAAAGATTGGGAGATATAATTGCAGAAGAAATTCAAAAGATACCTGGAATAGTTGAAACTCAAACACTAATGGCCTTTAGAACCTATAAATATTTAGAAAAATGA
- the lon gene encoding endopeptidase La, which yields MRKLPLIPLREVVLFPNSIYPLVLGRDFSKNALEEALKTSEREIIFVTQRDPSVSDPTQKDLYEVGTLGIVITEFRPPEGNYRILVEGIERVKILNVFYNGKYYEAEFEIYKRNLIENEEVYNLARIAIENFRELTNYFSGFPDDLLANLYSRKNPIEIADFISTHLPVKSEIKQPLLEIDNALDYLKELNKRLIEEIEFRKLKIKIEERTREELQKSQKQIFLHEQLKQIQKELGYKEFDEFQSLREKIENSGMPEDVKEHALRELKKLEMTPSISPEASVIRTYLDFLISMPWNKRTEDNFDLEKAKKILDEEHYGLFEAKERILEYLSILKLKGKILGQILCFVGPPGSGKTSLAKSIAKALGRKFVRMSLGGIRDEAEIRGHRRTYVGALPGRIIQGIRRAGSKNPVFLLDEIDKVGIDYRGDPYAALMEVLDPDVNKHFVDHYLEVEFDLSEVLFITTANSLFKIPLVLRDRMEVINLPGYSEYEKLMISKKHLIRRIIDEINLDPKYFKIEDEAILEIIRKYTREAGVRDLERKLSRVIRYAAKNYVERGEKTIVDKNILRKILGPAPFTTIESEKKLKPGVAYGLAWTEYGGEIMKIEVLLMEGKGEQILTGHLGEVLKESVYAAISYLRSKSKEYGIQSNFHKKYDIHLHIPEGAIPKDGPSAGLAIVLAILSALTKKELPSDTAFTGEITLTGDVLRIGGLEEKINAAKRGGIKKIVLPEESKQDIKKIRKEVKGDIDFHFVKSIDEAVYLVFTDKVKV from the coding sequence ATGAGAAAGCTGCCCCTTATCCCCTTAAGGGAGGTAGTTCTCTTTCCTAATTCTATATATCCGCTTGTCTTAGGGAGAGATTTCTCGAAAAACGCACTTGAAGAAGCATTAAAGACTAGTGAAAGAGAAATTATTTTTGTTACCCAAAGGGATCCTTCAGTAAGTGATCCCACTCAAAAAGATCTCTATGAAGTTGGTACACTCGGTATAGTAATAACTGAATTTAGACCACCAGAGGGAAACTACCGAATTCTCGTTGAGGGTATAGAAAGAGTTAAAATTTTAAACGTCTTTTATAATGGAAAATATTATGAGGCTGAGTTTGAGATATATAAAAGAAATCTAATTGAAAACGAAGAAGTCTATAACTTAGCAAGAATAGCGATCGAAAATTTCAGAGAGTTAACGAACTATTTCTCTGGTTTTCCCGATGACCTTTTGGCAAATTTATATTCAAGAAAGAATCCAATAGAAATAGCTGACTTCATATCAACTCATCTTCCAGTTAAATCAGAGATCAAACAACCACTTCTTGAGATTGATAATGCGTTAGATTACCTGAAAGAACTTAATAAAAGACTAATAGAAGAAATTGAGTTTAGAAAGTTAAAAATTAAAATTGAAGAAAGAACAAGAGAAGAGTTACAAAAAAGCCAGAAACAGATCTTTTTGCATGAACAGTTAAAACAAATTCAAAAAGAATTAGGATATAAAGAATTTGACGAATTTCAATCACTTAGAGAAAAAATTGAAAATTCAGGTATGCCAGAAGATGTGAAAGAGCATGCCCTTAGAGAGCTTAAAAAACTTGAAATGACTCCCTCTATTTCACCCGAGGCTTCTGTCATAAGAACGTATCTTGATTTCTTAATTTCTATGCCATGGAATAAGAGAACAGAAGATAATTTTGATTTAGAGAAGGCAAAAAAAATTTTAGATGAGGAACATTACGGCCTTTTTGAAGCAAAGGAGAGAATACTCGAATATCTTTCAATTTTAAAACTGAAAGGGAAAATTTTAGGGCAGATTCTTTGCTTTGTAGGTCCACCTGGTTCAGGAAAAACATCCCTTGCTAAATCAATTGCCAAGGCATTAGGAAGAAAATTCGTAAGAATGTCACTCGGTGGAATAAGAGATGAAGCAGAAATAAGGGGACACAGAAGAACCTATGTTGGTGCTCTTCCTGGTAGAATTATTCAAGGTATAAGAAGAGCTGGATCAAAAAATCCAGTTTTTCTTCTCGATGAAATAGATAAAGTAGGCATAGATTATAGAGGTGATCCCTACGCAGCCTTAATGGAAGTCCTTGATCCTGATGTAAATAAACACTTTGTTGATCATTACCTTGAGGTTGAATTTGATCTATCCGAGGTTTTATTTATAACAACAGCAAACTCCCTTTTTAAAATACCGCTTGTTCTTAGAGATAGAATGGAAGTGATAAATTTACCTGGTTACTCAGAATATGAAAAACTTATGATTTCAAAAAAACACCTTATAAGAAGAATAATTGATGAAATTAATTTAGATCCCAAATATTTTAAGATTGAGGATGAAGCCATACTTGAAATAATAAGAAAGTATACAAGAGAGGCAGGGGTAAGAGATTTAGAGAGAAAGCTTTCAAGAGTAATAAGATATGCAGCAAAAAATTATGTTGAAAGAGGGGAAAAAACAATTGTAGACAAAAATATTTTAAGAAAAATATTGGGGCCTGCGCCCTTTACAACGATTGAAAGCGAAAAAAAGTTAAAACCGGGTGTTGCCTATGGACTTGCCTGGACTGAATATGGTGGAGAAATAATGAAAATTGAAGTTCTTCTAATGGAAGGTAAAGGAGAACAGATACTAACAGGACACTTAGGTGAGGTTTTAAAGGAATCAGTATACGCAGCAATAAGCTATTTAAGATCAAAGAGTAAAGAGTATGGAATACAAAGTAATTTTCATAAAAAATATGATATTCATCTACATATCCCAGAGGGGGCTATTCCAAAAGATGGACCTTCTGCTGGTCTTGCAATTGTTCTTGCAATACTTTCTGCACTTACCAAAAAAGAACTGCCTTCAGATACTGCATTTACAGGCGAAATAACTCTAACCGGAGATGTTTTGAGAATAGGTGGACTTGAGGAAAAAATAAATGCAGCAAAAAGAGGAGGTATTAAAAAGATTGTTCTTCCAGAAGAGTCAAAACAAGATATTAAAAAAATAAGAAAAGAAGTCAAAGGAGATATTGACTTTCATTTTGTCAAGTCTATTGACGAAGCAGTTTATCTTGTTTTCACCGATAAAGTTAAAGTTTGA
- the mtnA gene encoding S-methyl-5-thioribose-1-phosphate isomerase: MEIIPEPLIFNKDRLFILDQRKIPFKEKYFIARNFNDVKIAIKNMILRGAPLIGIAGAYGILLGIRKKFKLENFYKMKEELLLLRKTPYNLNYTLSILEGLIKKGAGYSDLEKEVENIFEREKLRCERVGENGFKVFKEKNHKRILTHCNTGKLATGGIGTALGVIYKSREIVEMVYVTETRPYFQGARLTSYELSKLNIPFKIILDAEAALLMKKGMVDAVIVGADRITMDGYLANKIGTLSIAISAKEFGIPFYVASPISTIDLSAKGEEGIKLEERSGDEVRGWGKTKWIPQNFDVMYYSFDLTPPFLIKMIITDMGNFSPQELETVQFRDEKRELF; encoded by the coding sequence ATGGAAATTATACCAGAGCCCTTAATTTTTAATAAAGATAGACTTTTTATTTTAGATCAGAGAAAGATCCCATTTAAAGAAAAATACTTTATTGCAAGAAACTTTAATGATGTAAAAATTGCAATTAAGAATATGATACTAAGAGGAGCTCCCTTAATTGGAATAGCAGGAGCCTACGGGATTTTGCTAGGCATAAGAAAAAAATTTAAATTAGAGAATTTTTATAAAATGAAAGAAGAGCTGCTTTTGCTGAGAAAGACCCCCTATAATCTCAACTATACACTTTCAATTTTAGAAGGATTAATAAAAAAGGGAGCAGGATATAGTGATCTTGAAAAAGAAGTAGAAAATATTTTTGAGAGAGAAAAGTTGAGGTGTGAAAGAGTTGGTGAGAACGGTTTTAAAGTTTTCAAAGAAAAAAATCATAAAAGAATTTTAACTCATTGTAATACAGGAAAATTAGCAACAGGAGGAATTGGTACTGCTTTGGGAGTTATCTATAAATCAAGAGAAATAGTCGAAATGGTTTATGTAACAGAAACAAGACCCTACTTTCAGGGTGCAAGGTTAACCTCCTATGAACTCTCTAAGTTAAACATACCCTTTAAAATTATTCTTGATGCAGAAGCAGCTTTATTAATGAAAAAAGGCATGGTCGATGCTGTAATAGTAGGTGCTGATAGAATAACTATGGATGGTTATTTGGCAAATAAAATAGGAACACTATCTATAGCAATTTCAGCAAAGGAGTTTGGTATCCCATTTTACGTAGCATCACCAATATCAACTATTGATTTAAGCGCAAAAGGAGAAGAGGGTATAAAACTAGAGGAAAGAAGTGGTGATGAAGTAAGAGGTTGGGGTAAAACAAAATGGATTCCACAAAATTTTGATGTCATGTACTATTCATTTGACTTAACTCCTCCATTTCTTATAAAAATGATAATTACGGACATGGGCAATTTTAGCCCCCAAGAACTAGAAACGGTTCAATTCCGTGATGAAAAAAGGGAGCTTTTTTAA
- a CDS encoding FlgD immunoglobulin-like domain containing protein — translation MKKFLLILASFNIYLLAAITSFKVTPSTFTVGDYVTISITADRDGPISFFLANSANLVHPNTGNIIGGVYQGLHRILKAGRDSIYVAGTPGNAYSNAFTANPKSPSRILILFNTQIHLAGDSINRGRSSISLPIFPVGERIKFNIKLTDIFYNESPYSDTLSVNVKTDDPYAIVQNPIYFLPGETSKDIEVIFKRATIPYQLSPNDKRVLYGIPSNSNFKGDTARYNVNSPFFHVRAGDYSKLLILEYWDSLGIIQGEIFDPGNEIVGKISKFKPHPSGLSFWLEALACDRYYNRVAGNNLRVSLNFETPLPQGSSVIPETVSLKDGRDTIIVNITSSGLYSCYLSDKDFYIESSRELVDIRGNFYNITIDPDTILSCTQLFRFILRYYDASGLQANSNHRVFLIPVLASNRNQRSKGFLSDTVFNLTQGILDVYLRYCTTIPVEEISIKVIDEIGTAPFFSEPIFVNSFSAGETLLVYPNPFGNVKYTGVKYDMLYIEFYLPEPSDVEIFIYDPFGHPVRKFKFPLLSTGKHKIAWDGRNDSGKKVSSGSYILIFNAVKGARTIYKKTKNISVIW, via the coding sequence ATGAAAAAATTTCTTTTAATTTTAGCGTCTTTTAATATTTATCTTTTAGCAGCAATTACAAGTTTTAAGGTTACTCCCTCTACTTTTACAGTTGGTGACTATGTGACTATTTCAATTACAGCTGATAGGGACGGGCCCATATCTTTCTTTTTAGCTAACAGTGCAAATCTGGTTCATCCTAACACTGGTAATATAATAGGAGGCGTTTATCAAGGTTTACATAGAATTTTGAAAGCTGGTAGAGATTCAATTTACGTTGCAGGAACTCCTGGAAATGCCTATAGTAATGCTTTTACTGCTAATCCAAAATCGCCAAGTAGAATTCTTATCCTATTTAATACTCAGATTCATTTAGCTGGTGATAGCATAAATAGGGGAAGAAGTTCTATTTCACTTCCAATTTTTCCTGTAGGAGAGCGTATAAAATTTAACATTAAATTAACTGATATCTTTTATAACGAAAGTCCCTATTCAGATACTTTAAGCGTAAACGTGAAAACAGATGATCCTTATGCTATAGTTCAAAATCCAATTTATTTTCTTCCAGGTGAAACTTCAAAAGACATAGAGGTTATCTTCAAAAGAGCAACAATTCCTTACCAATTATCACCAAATGACAAAAGAGTTTTGTATGGTATCCCCTCTAATTCAAATTTTAAGGGAGATACTGCAAGATATAACGTAAATTCCCCCTTTTTTCATGTAAGGGCTGGTGACTATTCCAAGCTCTTAATTCTTGAGTATTGGGATTCTTTAGGTATAATACAAGGAGAGATTTTTGATCCTGGAAATGAAATAGTCGGAAAAATTTCAAAATTTAAACCGCATCCTTCGGGATTAAGTTTTTGGCTTGAAGCTCTTGCTTGCGATAGATACTATAATAGGGTAGCCGGAAATAACCTAAGAGTATCTCTAAATTTTGAAACCCCTCTTCCTCAAGGAAGTAGTGTTATACCTGAAACCGTAAGCTTAAAAGACGGAAGAGATACTATTATCGTTAATATAACCTCTTCTGGACTTTATTCGTGTTACCTAAGTGATAAAGACTTTTATATCGAAAGTAGCAGAGAACTTGTGGATATAAGGGGTAACTTCTATAATATTACAATAGATCCAGATACAATTCTTTCTTGTACTCAACTTTTTAGATTTATTTTAAGGTACTACGATGCTTCAGGATTACAAGCTAATTCAAATCACAGGGTTTTTTTAATTCCAGTTTTAGCATCCAATAGAAATCAGAGATCTAAGGGTTTTCTATCTGATACAGTTTTTAATTTAACTCAAGGAATTTTAGATGTCTATTTAAGGTACTGTACAACTATTCCTGTAGAGGAAATTTCAATCAAAGTTATCGATGAAATAGGAACGGCTCCTTTCTTTTCGGAACCGATATTTGTAAATAGTTTTTCAGCTGGCGAAACTCTTTTAGTCTATCCGAATCCCTTTGGAAACGTAAAATATACTGGTGTAAAGTATGATATGCTTTACATTGAATTTTATCTACCTGAGCCATCTGATGTAGAGATCTTTATTTACGATCCTTTTGGACACCCTGTCAGGAAATTTAAGTTTCCCTTACTATCTACCGGAAAACATAAAATAGCGTGGGATGGAAGAAATGATTCAGGAAAGAAGGTTTCAAGCGGTTCTTACATTTTGATTTTTAATGCTGTAAAGGGTGCAAGAACAATTTATAAGAAAACAAAAAATATTTCAGTAATATGGTAA